Below is a genomic region from Armatimonadota bacterium.
ACTCACGGCCCATGCCCTTGAACGTGACCGCGACCGGTGCATCGCGGCCGGTATGGACGGGTACCTCTCCAAGCCATTCACCCCGGCCAAGCTTGCCGCGGAGCTGGCGCGATGGACTAACAAACGCGGCGGAGATGTCGTTTCGGCCCCGGTCCAGGCGGACGCCTCGGACCCAACGGGCGATTCGCCCATCGACCTATCCATAGTCGGAGACTGGGCGCAGGACGAGGAGTTTCTGCGGGAGATGATCGGGGAGCTGCTGGCGCACAGCACGTCTGTCCTGGCAGAGCTGCCCACAGCTATCGAGGGGGGCGATGCCGAGTCCGTGCGACGGCTTGGCCATTCCCTCAAGGGCGGTGCAGCGGCCATGGGAGCTCTCGTCCTGGCGGACGCCGCCCACGAAATCGAGACCGCGGCAGCTGCAGGAGACCTGACTGCGGCTGCGGCGGCAGTGGAGAAGACGCGCGGTCACGTCGACGACTTGCGCCACTGGGCAGCCCGCAAGGGGGTTCTGATCCCTGCTCAAAGTACATAACCTGGCTGTGCACGAGCAGGAACCGAGGGGACGACGGCACCACCTTCCTGTGAAATCAGGGATCGCTGACACCGAAATAGGGGATGTCCCGATATGAACTATACCCGCTGCGCGCTATCCTTTGTCAGAGAGTACTAAGTTCGCGCCGCCAGCACGCAGGCGGTGTTGGCGGAAGGCCATGGGACACCAGGCGTCCCGATCGCGAAAGTCCTGGTTCATGGGGGCACAGACGGGGCAACGGATTACCGCTCACGCGGGCCTGTACTCCACTATACCGACAGTCGGCCGCATTGCGCTCTCACATCCAGAAACCACTCCGTCTCCTTCATGATGGGGTGACTGGGCAAGAACACGGTGAACGTCAGCGTAGTGTGGGAGCCGTTCGCATCTCAAGGACGTGAACTATGCCAGCCTGGCCGGCGCATGCTGCCGGTCCCGACACAACGGTTCGCTTGGACTGTCCCAAGCGCCGCAATCGCCGTCGGCAGTCGTGGAATGAGAGGCAACTGCAGTGTACCTAAATGGGTTGCCAGCATGACCCCGGAGGGAGAACATGGCTCACCGCATACTGGTCGTCGATGATTGCGAGGAAATGCAGGACCTGTATCGCACTGTCCTTGAAGTGCATGGCTACGAAGTCGTACAGGCCCGCGACGGGATGCAGGGGATTGCGGCCCTGAGCGAAGGTGTCCGGCCCGATGTGATCGTGCTTGACATCTCCATGCCGAAACTCACCGGGTGGGATGTACTGCGCCTCGTCCAGGAGAATCCCGATTGGCAGGACATACCGATTGTCGTGATTTCGGCCCTGGGGCAGCCCTCCAATGTTCAGCGTGGCTGGTCCTTGGGCGCCGCATCCTACCTGTACAAACCAGTGGCGGTGGACGAACTGCTCCTCATGGTCAATAGGCTGGTCTCCCTGGCTGAGACCGCCTCGATCGAACAGGCGTGACGAGGGCAGTCAGGCACGCCCAGCGGGGGTTGGGATCATGTCTGTGAGCGCGAGGCTAAATCTGGCGACAGCCCTGGTGTTCGTGGCCGCAGCGATGGCGGCAGTGGCCATGTACTTCTCCCACCTGGAAGTCGTGCGCCAATCATCTCTGTTGCGGCAGAGCGGGGAAATACAGGCCAGTCTCGAGCAGCTTGACGCCCTCACCGCGGCGTGCACGACACCAGACGACGATACTCGTCGTAAGCTCTGGCTCTCCGTTCATGCCCAGGCCCGCAGCGACCTGGAAGGTTTCCGGACTGACAGTTCCTATGCCCACGCGCTGCTGGCTGACATTGCCCGACGGCACGAACAGCTCTTCAGGCTGTTCAACGGGTCCGCCGAACATCGCTCCGGCGACGCATCCCTCTCTCCACCAGGACGGCCCACCCCCCTGGTCACCGAAATCTCCAGCGCCATTGTGAACGATGGACGCCGCCTGCGCCAGCATTACGTCACAAAGCTCCTCGATGCCGAGATCCACGCCAAACACGTGGTGCTTGGCGTACTCCTCTTTCTGATGTGGCTCAACATTGCAACAGTTCTCACCGTCAGGCAATCAGCGCTCCAGCCGATAATGGACATTCAGCGAGCGGCTGAGAAGGTTGCCGGAGGCGACATTTCCGTGCGCCTGGACAATAAGGTTCGGAACGAAGCCGGCGCCGCTGTGGAGGCCTTCAACCGCATGATCTGCGCGGTCTCCGAGCAGCACCACAGGCTATCGGACGACTTCAGGCAGGCGCTGCGGAAGAACGCAAAGCGGACAGCGGAAGTCGAAGCGGAACTCGAAGAGACACGCGATCAGCTGCAGACTCAGTCTGCCTTGCGGGCCCAAGCAGAACAGGCCGCCGCATTGCACGCCCAGCAGGTCGAGACGATTCTGAGGGTTTTTCCCGAAGTGATGTACGTGGCGGATACAGAGACCTTTGAGCTGCTCTTTGTCAATGACCGCTTCCGCAACATGCTCGCGAAAGACCCCGTGGGCGGCACCTGCTTCGTCGAACTGCACGGTCGCGAAGACCCGTGCGAGTTCTGCACCAACGCCCTCCTTCGAGAGACGGGAGGAGTATGCCAGCATGAAATCTACAACGCCAAGCTGGACCGGCATTTCATGGCAACTGACCTGCTGATACAGTGGCCCACCGGTGGGAGCTTCCGTCCAGCTCTGCTTCAGGTCTCCGTTGACAACACTTGGTCCAGAGCGGCCCAGGGGGATCGGCAGTTGGTGATCCAGGAGCTCGAACGCCGAAACAAGGAACTCGAGCGTTTCACCCGGACCGTCTGTCATGAACTCAGAGGGCCGATGGTCACTATCGCAGGATTTGCTTCGTTGCTCGAAAAGGCCTCTCATGATGGCTGCCCGCAAGACCTGCGCGAAGACGTGTCCCGCATCCGCCAGGCCGCGGAGGACGGCGCGAATATCGTTGACGAACTGATGCATCTTTCATCTGTCCGGAACCAGCCCCTGGAAGCGGCAGACGTCAGCCTGACTGAGCTCGTCAGCGAGATCCTCGATCCACTGAGCCTGGACCTGGCTCAACACGGAATCGCGCTGAGCGTGGCGCCCGACCTGCCGGACATACACATCGATCGGGGGCGCATCAGCTATATCCTGCGCAATCTCTTCGGGAGCGCAATCCAGTCGGTCCGCGGGCGGCCGGACCCACAGGTCGAGATCGGATGGAGCCAATCCGACGCCGGCGGGCCCGTGGTCTTCGTTCGCACCAACGCTACCGGGATGATCCATGCAGGGCAGGATGTCATCACTGATGAGTTCGACCAGTCCGGCACAGACGTCTGCGGGACGTCCCTGGGGCATGCCCTGGCAAAGCGGGTCATGGAAGATCTGGAAGGGTGCGTGTGGACCGAGTCGCGCAGCCCGTCCCTTGGCGTAACCGTCACAATAACACTGCCGCAGGCATCCCTTGGCGAGCAAAGCCTGGTCGCCATGGGTGGCCGCCACGCCTCCTCGCAGGCGTGAAAAGTGCGAAGGAAGCCGATGGTTGCTCACTGACCGTGAGTGGCCCCGATGGAGGCACACAGACGTGATCGCCACCGTCGCCTCACATATCTCGATACCGAATGCCGGCGCACTTTCGAGTGCCCTGGGCCTGCGGAGGGTCCTGGTTGTCGACAGCAATGCAGACCACGTGGAGTTGATCGCGCGCGCATTCCGGGGCCACTCACGAACATACAGGCTCATCTCGGCAAGCGCCGTCGCTGAAGCTCGCGTGCTCCTGGCCGCGGAGCCGGTGGACCTGATTCTCGCCGACGAAATGCTGCCGGACGGTGAGGGCATTGACCTGCTGCCGAACAATCATTCGGAGCTGAACACTCCCCTTGTCCTGATGACGGCTCATCTCGATCACTCCGCGCTCGTCACGGCCCTGAAACGTGGTGCTGTGGACTGCATCGTGAAGTCGGCTCACTCCATCGCCGCCCTGCCTGACACGGCAGACCGAATCCTGCGAGAATGGTCGCTGGTGCAGGAACAGCGACGAATGCAGGAAGCCCTTGATGTCAGCAGGCGCCGAGCATTGAGCCTCTTTGAACACAGCCCGATAGCTCTGTGGGAGGAAGACTGTTCAGCCGTCAAACAACTCATCGACGATTTGGGCGCATCTCGCGTGGACGAGTTCCGCGAGATGCTCGAGAATCAGCCCGAACTCGTGGACCGGTGCCTTTCCAGGGTCAATCTCATAGCCGTCAACCAGGCGGCCCAGGAGCTGCTGGGCGCCGAGACTACGGCTCAGGTGCGCGAGGAGTTCCGCTCACTGTTCACCGACAGCTTCCGCGAATGCTTCAAGCGCGTGCTGTCTGCTATGCAACAGAACGCAGGCAGAGTGTCCTGCGAGACCAAATTGCGCACCTTCGCCGGCGAGACCAGAGAAATCCAACTCCGATGGGCAGTCGTGCCCGGCCACGAATCGGACTATTCAAGGGTGCTTGTCAGCCTGGCAGACATCACGCAACTGCGCCAAACCCAGCGGCTGTTGGAGCAGCAGAAGACAGAACTGCAGCGTTCAAACGAAGAGCTGCAGCAATTTGCGTACATCGCCTCCCACGACCTTCAGGAACCCCTCAGGATGATCTCCAGCTACCTGCAGCTTCTCGAACGGCGCTACGGAGATCAACTGGACCAGGACGCCCGAGATTTCATCGGGTTCGCTGTTGACGGCGCGAAGAGAATGCGGCAGCTGATCACTGACCTCCTGGCATATTCGCGAGTTAGCAACCGGGGCAACTCACCAGACCTTGTGGACAGCGGAGAAGTCCTCGCAGAGGCTCTTCACGACCTGAGCCAACTCATCGCCGATACTGGAGCCAATGTCGAGTACGATCAGCTGCCCGTGCTAGTTGCGGACCGAGGACAATTGGGGCAGCTATTCCGCAATCTGTTAGCGAACGCGATGAAGTTCTGTGAGCAGGCTCCGCGAATCCAGGTGAGTGCGCAGCCGGACGGCGAAAACTGGGTAATCTCGGTGCGTGACAACGGAATCGGGATCGCACCCGAGCATGCGGAACGCATCTTCCTTATCTTTCAGCGACTCCACTCCCGCGCTAAGTATCCAGGGACCGGCATCGGCCTGGCCATCTGCAAACGGATAGTGGAGCGGCACGGAGGGCGGCTTTGGGTGGAGTCGACAGTCGGTGAGGGCTCAGTATTCCGATTCACTCTGCCGGGCGTGAGGGGGGAACAATGATGCGTGACGAGCCGGTGCCCAGGGTCCTCAAAATACTCCTCGTTGAGGACAATCCCGGCGACGTGCGCTTGACCATGGAGGCGCTGAAGGAAGCTAAATTGCTGAATGAAGTCCATGCTGTTGACGACGGCGAGAAAGCGCTGGCCTTCCTTCGGCGTGAGACGCCTTACGAGAACGCTTGCACCCCTGACCTGGTCCTGCTGGATCTCAACCTTCCGCGCATGGACGGGAAGCAGGTGCTCGCCGAGATGAAGAGCGATCCAAGCCTGCGCAGTATTCCCGTGGTCGTGCTGACCACTTCGCAGGATGCGCGGGACGTGCTGGCCACCTACAATCTCTTTGCAAATTGTTACATCGCCAAGCCGGTTGATCTCGACCAGTTCCTGACAGTCGTACGCTCCATTGAACAATTCTGGCTCGCGCTGGTTACGCTGCCGTCGCAGCGCGAGTGTGGGTAGGGTCGCATTGTGTTGGCGCAAAGAGCCTTACAAAGACTGATCTATAGCTACGCGAGCCGTTTGTGAAGGACGTGGCCGCCAATGACGCAGAAGAAAATTCGGGTGCTTCTTATTGAGGATAATCCAGGTGACGTTCGTCTCATCCGCGAGTTGCTTTGCACCGGAACCCGTCAGGCCTTCGAACTCG
It encodes:
- a CDS encoding response regulator, with the protein product MIATVASHISIPNAGALSSALGLRRVLVVDSNADHVELIARAFRGHSRTYRLISASAVAEARVLLAAEPVDLILADEMLPDGEGIDLLPNNHSELNTPLVLMTAHLDHSALVTALKRGAVDCIVKSAHSIAALPDTADRILREWSLVQEQRRMQEALDVSRRRALSLFEHSPIALWEEDCSAVKQLIDDLGASRVDEFREMLENQPELVDRCLSRVNLIAVNQAAQELLGAETTAQVREEFRSLFTDSFRECFKRVLSAMQQNAGRVSCETKLRTFAGETREIQLRWAVVPGHESDYSRVLVSLADITQLRQTQRLLEQQKTELQRSNEELQQFAYIASHDLQEPLRMISSYLQLLERRYGDQLDQDARDFIGFAVDGAKRMRQLITDLLAYSRVSNRGNSPDLVDSGEVLAEALHDLSQLIADTGANVEYDQLPVLVADRGQLGQLFRNLLANAMKFCEQAPRIQVSAQPDGENWVISVRDNGIGIAPEHAERIFLIFQRLHSRAKYPGTGIGLAICKRIVERHGGRLWVESTVGEGSVFRFTLPGVRGEQ
- a CDS encoding response regulator, with the protein product MAHRILVVDDCEEMQDLYRTVLEVHGYEVVQARDGMQGIAALSEGVRPDVIVLDISMPKLTGWDVLRLVQENPDWQDIPIVVISALGQPSNVQRGWSLGAASYLYKPVAVDELLLMVNRLVSLAETASIEQA
- a CDS encoding HAMP domain-containing protein — its product is MSVSARLNLATALVFVAAAMAAVAMYFSHLEVVRQSSLLRQSGEIQASLEQLDALTAACTTPDDDTRRKLWLSVHAQARSDLEGFRTDSSYAHALLADIARRHEQLFRLFNGSAEHRSGDASLSPPGRPTPLVTEISSAIVNDGRRLRQHYVTKLLDAEIHAKHVVLGVLLFLMWLNIATVLTVRQSALQPIMDIQRAAEKVAGGDISVRLDNKVRNEAGAAVEAFNRMICAVSEQHHRLSDDFRQALRKNAKRTAEVEAELEETRDQLQTQSALRAQAEQAAALHAQQVETILRVFPEVMYVADTETFELLFVNDRFRNMLAKDPVGGTCFVELHGREDPCEFCTNALLRETGGVCQHEIYNAKLDRHFMATDLLIQWPTGGSFRPALLQVSVDNTWSRAAQGDRQLVIQELERRNKELERFTRTVCHELRGPMVTIAGFASLLEKASHDGCPQDLREDVSRIRQAAEDGANIVDELMHLSSVRNQPLEAADVSLTELVSEILDPLSLDLAQHGIALSVAPDLPDIHIDRGRISYILRNLFGSAIQSVRGRPDPQVEIGWSQSDAGGPVVFVRTNATGMIHAGQDVITDEFDQSGTDVCGTSLGHALAKRVMEDLEGCVWTESRSPSLGVTVTITLPQASLGEQSLVAMGGRHASSQA
- a CDS encoding response regulator, with the translated sequence MRDEPVPRVLKILLVEDNPGDVRLTMEALKEAKLLNEVHAVDDGEKALAFLRRETPYENACTPDLVLLDLNLPRMDGKQVLAEMKSDPSLRSIPVVVLTTSQDARDVLATYNLFANCYIAKPVDLDQFLTVVRSIEQFWLALVTLPSQRECG